AGtctgaaaaccaaacaaaatggaCAGACTAGTCCAATCATCCACAATGGAAGTCGCTGGTGTAGGAACTGAGCGGTGAGCCAGGCTGGCCCTGGGCCTGTCCCACTGGCCTTAACCATGAATTCCTGCTGCTACATTCCTGAAGCTGGCTTTCGAAAAAAATTCCTCACAGGCTGCTTGTGGCACCTGGTGAATTTTCTCAGAAGATGTTTGCAGAAATGAATGTGGGGTTCCGCCTTGGCAAAGagcttgtatcttttttttttttttagatttatttatttattttcccccctgtgtgactcacttgcatgaggcactggctcactatgcgggcactggttcactccatgggcacgctttctcttcttgtttttcaccaggaggccccagggatcgaacccaggtcctcccatatggtaggtggaagcgctatcacttgagccacatccacttccagagAGCTTGGTTGTATCTTGGGCTGGTTCTCTATTAGTAGTTTGTGGTAGAATCGTAGATGCCACTTTCTCCTTAATTTCCCTGTGCCGAGAACTTGTGTTTTTCTCAGGTAGCCACCACACAACTATTAACTTCCATTTGATTGGTGAAGACACCAAGGCTCAGAGGGCTCAAATTATTTGCCCAAGATAATGCTTCTAGGAAGTGGCAGTGCTAGGATTAAAACTGAGTCCTCCCTGCTGGAAAGCCTACCTCTTACCTTCCATGCTCGCCAGAACTGGGGCTGTCCTTTCACGACTCCACGCTTGAATACTCAGCATAGGTTTGTCCTAGGAGCTAAATGGGACATGTCAGGGTCTTTAAGACAACAAATGAGTCCATTAATCCTCAGAAGGGCTCTTCATGTACTTCTACAGTATGTGGTTTGATCGATCTGTTCATTTCCAGTGAGGCGGGGGTGTCTCCTTTCAGTATTGCTGCATGTTTGCGGGTTTATTTGGCTTTGCCATCTCATGCTTGTCCACACAGAACTGAGTCTTCTCAGGATAGTTGGCATCGAGTAACAGAAACCCACTCCAACTTGCTTCAGCAAAGACAGGACTTTATTGACAGCAAAAGAGAGCATCACACAGAGTCAAAGGGCAGGGAGTGTGGCTGGGCTAAGAAGGGACCCAGGACCAGGAAATGCAGAGCTGCTCATCTTTATGTCTCTTTCTGCGGTTTTACTATCTCTTCCTGCAGACCAGCTTTTTCTGTGCACGTGGCTACCCTGCAGCTTTCAAATTAACTGTATCCAATGTAAGTAGCCAGGCTAGAAGGATGACAGTCATTGCTGCCCAAGGCCAGGACACCCACTTTGGGAAACGCTGCCCAAGCAAGAACCCTTTGCATGGCTTTAgcttcactgctgtatccccagagCCTAGAGCAGCACCGGGCACATGATAGGAGCCTAAGGACTGTTTGTGGAAGGGATGAAGGCAGCTGCTGCACTGTGGTCAGGGTCGTGCTGCAATATTTTGCCTCAGTCACCCGCTAGTGGCCCCCCTTCACCGGAACTGTAACCTGTCTGAGAAAAGCGAAAATAGAATTAAGTACAGGGGGAGTATCAGCAATGGGCCCAGCAGTTCTTGCCTTCAAGGACTTCAGCTAAATTTAGGATAAAAGCTAAAAAGGGGAATTTTCTGGAAGGACACACAAAGGCTTCCCGAGGGACAAGGACCAAGGACCAGAGAGTCTTCAGGAAAGGTGCAGCCATTTCTAGGGCATCTTTCTCGTCTGCTTCTTTCTACAGTTAGTTCATTCTCTCTCTGAGTGGCAGCTTCTCCTGCTTCACTCACACGTGGCCCATCATGTCAGTGCCCAGATGGCCCTGAGACCACATCATCCagccacctcttcctcccaccacGACCAAATTCCTGGGAGAAACTCGCCTGGCCCAGTTCAGCTTCTGATTGGCTCTCCCTGAGTCAGGTGGCCACCTACCTCCAATCAGCTGTGGCCTGGGAGATGGAGGTCACATAATACAAACATGGCTGCTGAGGTTCATTCTttagggtggggtgggagtgctGGAGGGGGGAatgttaaaaactttttttttaagatttatttttttatttttctcccctcccccgccccacaccctggttgtctgttctctgtgtccacccgcaGGGTCTTCCTCTTTGTCAGCCTCTGTTGCTGTCAGGAGCATGGGAATCCGCgtttctccttgttgcgtcaccgcgtcgcgtcagctctccgtgtgagtggtaccattcctgggcaggctgcaccctccttcatgctgggcgtctctccccacggggcacactccctgcgcgtggggctcccccacgtggggtcacccctgcgtggcagggcactccccgcgcacatcagcaccacacatgggccagctccacacgggtcaaggaggcccggggtttgaaccgtggacctcccatgtggtagacagacgccctaaccactgggccaagtccaccgcctgttaAAAACTCTTAATTTAGATTCTTTCTCTCGGCTCTTTCACCATGCTGGGGCCACTTAGGACCTATGAACAGGTTGGGTAGTTTCTGGGATTTTCTCCTCATCTTTGCATTATTATAATTACCTCAAGAATGAAACCATGatagggaagaaaggaaagggctAGGGTCTGTCTTCtggtttttagctttttttttttcttggcagtCAAAAGACAGAGGGTCCTGCCGGTCATAAAGATAGTTTTGAGCCAATGAGCAAATAGGACAAGTGCTTCTGTGGAATTATTTTGAGGTGAAGGTGGCCCCCAGCCTTGACAGGTGATTTTATCCTAGTATTCCAGACTGCTTCCTTGCCTTCCGAGGCACTATCTCCGGCCTCCAACCCGTTGTTAACGTTTCCACCTAGCTTTTTCTCTGCCCTCATTCTAGGCAGCAGTGAAGCTATGCTCTTTATTTCACATACCAAATGCCCATTATTTATTCTCTGAGTAACAGGAATCAATTTCAACTTGATCATTTCAACACAATTGGGGTCCTGCCCAATAGGAAGAATCACAAGTGTCAAGGCAGAAGGGGGGCTGctctctcaagagactcctgtgGAGGGTCTAGGGCTAGGCAGATGCCCCAAAAGATGTGTACCAGAGGCCAGATTGAGAGCCCTTTTAACAGTTGCTTCTCAATTCGTTTGAGACCATACCTTTCcctcctttatttttcctcttatttgTCTCTTACTAGGAAGAAGCATAGAACGTAACTGAAAAGCAAGCCCATCTGAGCcccagcagagtggcgactcctactctctggtccattgttcttacccaggtcagttaacaaggaggtgaagacggtcaaccaccacaccagggaagcaagagtgcctacatctgtaagcagaagaattgcatccatcatccatgtggaatctaagccccctcctgatctagaggtggaggggacatcaccatcccaaggaccacagaatggaggaataaaatagggactagagtggacttacggatcttttactataaaactattgtgatgattaatagaagaaattgtagcactgaggtggagaaaagggccacagtagttgctgaggacagggagagggtagaagagatgtgatgtggggtatttttaggattttgagttgtcctaaatgctattgcagggtcagatgctggactttatatatcctgccataacccactgaatgtactgggggaaagtgcaaactacagggtaaactgttatctTTGTAGTGcggcagtgccccaaaatgtgttcaccaagtgtgatgagggtgctgcaatgatgagggaggttgttggtgtgggaggagtggggtgaggggaggggggtatacaggagcctcttatattttttagtgtaacaatttttttgtgtgatgtatatatcttcgaaaaaatacaatttacaaaaatgatgtgatgggaggtggggagtgggttatatgggaacctcttatgtttcctctttttttttaaatgttttttatgtaacattccttgtgatctattaactttaattaaaaaaaaaaaaaaaaaggaaagcaagccCAGTCCAGCGAGATGCCCAGAGAGCCAGGGCTGGCTCTGAAGGGGTCCCGGAACAGACCAGCCTCCAGGGGCCCCACCCTTGCCTCTTCCTTTTATATCGTCTTATTTGCAAAGAGTGAGAGGTTGGGATTTGAGGCACTGCTGCCAGCCCTAAAATAAGGTGCGTCACTTCCTGACTGCTGCCCCCGCCCCTGACGGGAGCTTGCCAGGAAACTTCCAGGGCCTCGGAATCTACTCTTCCACCCAAGCCTCTATCCACGCAGGCTCCTCAGCAGGGCCCCTCTCTGCTCACAGAGACAGGAAGGCGCCCTGTGGACTTGGGGTGTCTTCTTAGAACTGCACTCCGGGGTCAAGACCCCGACCCCAGACGTCTGTTCCTCTTTTATCCCAGCTTCAGTGACTATGATCCCCTGGGCATTCCTCATTGGCTCAACtgctttcctgggctccagcagtTGTCACTCTCCCTTCTCCAAGGGGACACGCTAACCCACTCCATACACTCATAACTCCAGTGAGTTCTGGGGGGACAAATGGCAGGCTGTGCAGAGCTGCCTCCTGGGGCGACTTCTCAGGAGAGGGATGTAGGAAGAGGTTGGGTCAAAAGCCCAAATAGAGAGCTGCTGTCTGAAGAGCCAGAACTTTCTGTAAGGCACACAGGTCCATGGGGATGGTCTTGGATCTCAGGGAACAGAAGTCTGCATTCAAGTCCAGAAGAGTTCTTTACACTGTGTTAGTTGCACATCAGAGTGTTTAAGAGCTCAGGCCCTGGAGCCAGATGGCCCAGGTTCAAATCTCAGCCCTGCCACGTACCAGCACtgtgacatggggcattttaATTAACCTGAGCCTCAGTGTGCTAACCTGCAGAAGCTCAATAATACCAGGcttgtgggtcagattaaacAGGATCACACGCCTGCCAAGCACttagcatggtgcctggcacatactaagTGTTTAGTAAACACCAACTACTGTGATAATGACGATCATTGTCGATATTCCTCCCCGGAAAGTCAATATTCGAAGACCTGCTGAAGTAACTCAACACCCAAATGTACtacatacaaaatattttattacaaaaagCACGGCATTTTAGAAGGAACAGAACATTTCACACTGTTTTCCCTTTTTGCCGTCACACAGCAGAGACTCGTAAACTATTATTATCTTATTCATCATGTGCTGAAGTTCCTCAggcctcaagccctcaaagcacTGACAGCATCACGGACCGAGAAAGCCACCAGCCGGGCCTTGCCGTCCCCAAGACTCTCAGGTAATTCACGGAGCGGCCCCGGCTTCTTTCTACAAAGCTGCCGTTCGGGACTCCAGGGAAGAAAGCAAAGGCCtagcttgttttctttttgaatcGAAACAGTCCTAGTGGCCGCAAAACAGAACAAGCACAACCGACACCGGCTGCTCGGTGTCCTTTCCTCCCGGGGGAAGAGGAGAGCTCTCGCCGACGGTGAGGGCCGACCAGGGGGGAGATGCGGATCCCGCCTGGACGAGACCCACAGAAACCCGAGGTCCAGAGGCAACGTCTCTTTCCAATTCACCCGCCGCTAAGTTCTGTGGAAGGTCAAGGTCACTCATTCATGACACCCggagcccccctcccccaccctcaccccatccGAAGCGTTGGGGCTGCACCTGGCCCATCGCCCGGGCCCCACCTGGAGTCTGTGGGCGCCGAGGGTGAGCGCGACGCGGAGGGAGCACGGCCCGAGGGGCGGCCTTCAGTCGGGCGGCCGGGTGTCCGGGGCCTTCTCAGGGACGTCGTCGTACTGCGGGGGAGGGGTCAAGGGCTCGATGGAGGGAGGGGGCACGTTCTTGTCCGGGAGGCTGATCCTAAAGTCTTTGAGGTGCAGCTTTTCGGACTTGATCCTCCGCACCTTCAGAGGCTTCAGGCGTTTGGCCAGCCTGGAGTTCTGCCTTTCGGGCGGGTTCCCCGGGTGGGTCTCCACCTCCGCCCCGGCGGGCACGGGGCTGGCCTCCTCGAGCCCCGTCAGGGACTCATAGGATGGCAGAGAGACGCTCGCCCGCGGGGTCTGCTCCAGCTCCCTCACTTCCGCGTAGTTTGTGTTCATCACCTCCTCGTAGCTGGGCACGTAGTACCTCGAggacacctcctcctcctcctggctGCAAGACCAAAGAGACGTGCAGCGCGTTAGCACCACCGAGGCGCTGAGGCACCAACACACGGGCTCCCCGGCCCACGCGGGCACTGCGCCCACCAGACTCACCACCAGCCTCCTGAGGGACAGCGGGTCCCAGAAGTGACAGAAACCGGCACTGAGCTGTTTACTCTGAGCCGGACACAGCTGTAAGGACCTTAGCACAGAGGAGGCAGCTCATCCTCTCAACACTACGAGGTAAgtcctattattatccccatttcctGGATGGGGAAACTGATACACTGAGGTTAGACGACTTGGTCATACTTTGGGAAGTGAAGAGCGCTGACCTTTAAGCCTGGCACTCAACATGCTGGGGGGGCCGTGCCGACGCCCACCTAGGTTCTTTGGCCAAAGGCAACGTAAAAATGCACAGAAGGGCTGCTAATGAGATGCAAAAATGGTTGTCCCCAGGTAgagaaggaatatctgaaataTAAGATTCACATGTATCTCAAATAATCCTGTACATTTTTTTCCAAGTTCATCAGAAGCCTCCAAGGACAGATGAGGTCCTCAGCTGTATTCTTATTTGACTGTTGAGGGAGGAAACCAAAAAGGCAGGATTTCTAGGAAGCAAGGCCAGCTGCCACCTTCTGGGACCCTGACTTGAACCTGTGGGTGAGGATGGCCAACAGCACACCCCTCGGTGCTCGCTTTGGTGTCCCCCTCATGGCATGCTCATGACTAGGGTGGGTAATTATGGGTGACTGGTTTtccttctttgtccttttctAGAATAAGCACAAATTACCTTTTATCATCAGAAAATGGgtttaatttttccaaaataaaaacaactccCTTCTCATTATAAAGACATGCTTGTTGTAAGAAATGCAAACACAAACATTTAATGACGATAATAAAAACAATCCAAATCCTACCACTGGGGATAACCACTATTATCCAAATCCCTCTAACATTTTATGGGGCTGGGAACTTACCAAGGATGCTGTCTTataatttcctttccttaattttGTGGCTATGGTCCCTTGTGAACAGCTCAAGATCAACAAGGGCTACCCAGAATACCACTGGCTGGATCTGCCCTAATGTAACATGACTGACGCTTGTATCTTTAGATTATTTCTAAGTTTTTACTGTACTAAATGATGTTCTGATCAATATCCTGGAAAATAACCCTTTGCTCACTTGTGTGAGTGCCTCCCAAGGATAAACACCAACAGCTAAACAGCTTTTTAATGCTGCCTCTTACTGTGAAACTTCCCTTCAGAAAGGTTATGTCAATGCCCCCATCAGCAAGCCCCCTTCCTTACAACTCCCCAACACTGAGAAAGTCCACCTTGGCCAATATGATGGGCACAAACTTGCCATCTTCCTTCTGTCTGCATTTCATGACTAATGCGATTAACCAGCTACTGACTGCACATGATGAAATGCTTGTTCATATCCGTTGTTCATCTTCCTACTGGGTGCTCATCTTTCCTATTAATTCAtcagagctctttttaaaaaaataactgggATATTAACCATTCTCTAATGTTCCCTAATTCCTCATTTACCTTTTGAAAATTTGTTTACGGCATTTCTGGTCCAACAGAACACTCCTTCCCAACTGCAATGGACTGAGaggtgcccccccacccccagtgaaAGGTCTAAGTCTTAACCCCCCGGACCTGTGAACGTGACCTTGTTTGGGAAGAGCTGGTCTTTGCAAATATAATTAAGTGGCGGGCCTCGAGATGCAATCATCCTGGATTAactgggtgggccctaaatccaatgacaagtgtttatgagaagagaagacacagcCAGGAGAGGAGCAATGCAGGGGAGGAGGCCGCGGGGAGACGAGGCCGAGCGTGGGGTGCGGCTGCCACAAAGCAGCCACGAGAGGCTGCAAGAGGAAGGAAACATTCTCCCCTGAAGCCTTCAGAAGAGCCCGGACCTGCTGACCCGTCATcctggacttctggcctccagagctgcGAGAATAAATTTCTATTCCTTCAAGCCACCTGTGTGTGGTCATTATTCGCAGCCCCAGGAAACCAAACCTTTCCAAAGCAGAGCCAAGATGTGAACACAGCCCATTGGGGCAAGGGGACAAGCAGCCAGTCTGGGCGACCCGGCCACCCCAAGCCCTCCGTTTGGCTTCCCTGGGGGTATCAAAATCCGGGCATGCCTCACCTATTGCTGGCACGTCATTTGGGAAGCTGTGACGTAGCACTACCAAGTTATCTGTAAAGTTATAAACCATTTTAGAGGCTTGAAGGAAGAAAATACGAACGTAGGGCTTCCTGGACTACAACATTCCAGCAGTGGGAacatgtgagtgtgtgtgggtTCGGGAGGGGGGGCAGGCCTCACCTGTCCTCCTCCTGGGCATGCGGCGCGGCCCCCGCCGGGTGCTGGATGTGCGCGATCTCCTCGCTCTGCCGCCGCCGCTTCCTGTCCCGGATGCTCAGGCAGATGGAGAGCAGCAGGAGCATCACGCCGGCGCCCACCAGCACGTAGGCCACCGAGAAGGTCTTGCTCTTGAGGATCCCGCCACCGATCTCGGTCTTGTTGCCCTGAGCGGCCGGCTTTTCGGCGGCGCTGAACCCGGGTACCAGGTTCCACATGGCCATGATGACCCCGAGGACGAGCATGCCCAGGCCGATGGCCGTCAGCGCGTAGTGCGAGCCGTTGGCCTTGGACTGGGCCATCATGCCAGCGGCGGCAGGTGCGGCCCCAGGAAcggagagaaggaagaagcagcagcagcgAAAACCCCTTGGCCACGCCAGACGAGATCGCCAGCGCCACGCTCAAAAGACGTCCACAGAACCCTCAAGGGCTGCTTCTGAGCGGACGCGCAGCAGCCTGTGTGGACAGCTGCAGCTGGGAAGCCTGAAaggggagcagagagagaaaaagccgtTCAGATGCAAGACGCCTGGGTGGACACAAGCCACGCAACGCTTCCAGGAGTTGAGCGGTGCTGCTGAGCTACCGGCTCAGCCTCGCCCAGATGCCTTCTGGGCTCCGCTCACTTTGGGCGCCTGCAGAAGGGGGGCTGATCCGCCTACTCTCACCCAAAAAGGAAAAGCCAGACCTTTCTCTGCGGGAGGCTAGAGAGGCCAGGGCTTGGGTCATTAAAACATTCTGTGGAATTTAACACAGCGGAGCACAATCTCGGCTCTTGCCGGGGACAGCCAGGAGAGTGAATCGTGGCGTGGATGAGCCACGCTCAGTAGTCATCACGAGATCCCCTGGGCGACAGGTATCAGTCAGTGATACATCCCAGTTCTATCAGCCTACTGTTGTCTGTTTACCACCCTCAATGGCTCCCCATTTCCTCTGGGAGAAAATCGAGGCTCCTAAGCAGGATGCTCACAGAGGCCACGACCggcccctgcctctccccactCCATCGGCTGCTCTGCCCTTCTTTGCACAGCTGCCTTGAGCACTTCTGTAGTTCTCAGCTCAGCCTGGCTCAGAAGCTCTCTCCATGAACCTCCATGAGGCCCTGCAGCTACAGCGATAGTCTCTCTCTTCCAGGGACCACACTATGTCACCTCTGAGCCTGGTACGTAGCAGAGACTCAAAAAATGTTTGCCAAATCAGTATATGCAGAAGGCAACAGAGGGCCAGTGGAGCCAAGGGAGCAGCCAGCAGTCCTGAGATTCCAGGACCGCTGCTGGCTGGGAGAGTGAGCCAGAGAAGGCGGCCCCCGGGAGGGTTTGGCGTCTAACTCTCTCAGGTCCCAAGGAGGAGCGAGCAGTGCTCCTTGCTGACCACTCCTCAGTAAATCATTTCTGAGGCAGCAACCCTGGAAAACAGTCAAACTTCACAGATGTCTGGAAGGGCAAGGGTCCTGCTTGCAAGCCTGCATTCTTTCCAATCTTTCTGAAAGGCCGGCAAAGCAGGCCACTGGAAATTTGATGCCGCAGAGGTATTTTCTCAAACAACTGGCTCGATCTGAAACTGGGTGCTTTGTTAAGAGAGACTGTAAAAATATTTGGGGCAGCATCATTTAACAGCTTAaagtctcttccttttttttttcttcactcaaacaaatatttattgggcatttgCTAAGCAGCGTGAGCGTCACGGGAAAAACACCAGGGAAGAAGTTAAGGAAGGTTGGAGGGTGGGGTTCCTTCCTGGCTGGTAGGGAAATGGTCTATAAGAAATAATATAGTGGGAAGAAAGGACAGGAACTGTGGAGTTAGGTAGCAGGGTGTCCTGTGTCCTCACCCCACCTGGGGAGCATTGGTAAAACAGGGCCTGCACCCTGAATGCCCCACGCCATGGGTGCACACGTGTATGTGTGCCTTGTGTGTATGCCTGTGCATGTGCACGTGTGCACACATAtgcgcatgcacacacatgtgGCATGCAAGTCACTGAACAGGGATCTTGCGGCAGACAATTACAGCAGGATGGTTGAGAACGTTCTACCATATGCTCGAGCGTCCTCATTTCTCTCAGTATCACTCATGGTCAGTGAAGGGAGGAGGCGAGGTGTTTGGCAGCCCTAGGAATCCACCAGTTCTGCCAAAATGTATCTGAGACCAGGTCAGTGGTCCGTGATGGAGTGGTGCACGGCCCCCAGGCTTGTGCTGGAAGCAGGAGAGCCGAAGGGACCATTGATCAAGCGTCCCTCAAGCATCCAACAGGCAGGCCTTGTCCCTGGGGCGCTGACTCTGCGTTGACCAGCTCCAGTGATTGGGGCCactcccccctctccctcccctgtcaTGTTCATTCTCAGTTCAAGCTTTGCCCTACACTGTCAGGTACAAAAAACAGGCCTCAGAGGAGTCAGGGCAGAAATTAAAATGTCAGAGTTAGCACATTTTTTTGGCCTGTTATATAGTCAGTGATTAAAAACACCCAGTGTGGGTGAGGATGTGGGGACGGGCAATCTCTCACAATTTTTCTGGAAGGCAAGTTTTGGCACTTATGgatcaaaagttaaaaaaaaaaaatgtttatacccTGAGGCTCTGAAATTCCAACTTCTAAGACTTATGTCCAAGGATATTCATCATAGCTTTATAGTAGTGAGAAATTAGAAGTTGCCTAAGTAGCCAATCATCTGGagttggttaaataaattacagtacatGCTGTTATTAAATTATGGTCTGAATCCAGTCAAACCACAAGACTAAAAAAGATACAATATTTTAGtgcaatattaattttaaatgattCTATACACCCATATGTATAGATGAATGCCCAGGAAAGAAGACTGGATGATTTTACTGATGTTAAAAAGAGatagtacatttttttaaaaaaagatttatttatttctgccccctcctggtctgcactcactgtctgctcactgtgtgctcatcttgtttttagaaggcacggGGAaatgaacccggggcctcccatgtgggagggaagtgcccaatcacttgagccatctctgctcccagTACATTTTTacatatacaaataaatacaagtgAAAAGCCCAGGGAGGAGGTACATCCCCACCTCCTACCAGTGGCCACTTCCGGGGGCGGAGGGGCCTGGAAGTGTACCTTCTACACTCGATCTCTGTAGTGTGTACTTTCTAATCATCACACGTGTTGCAAGGCAGGCTAGCTGGCGCTGAGAGTGGACTTCGGGGCCGGGCTTCTAGGCTTCAGACCGTGGCTCTGCTTCCGCCCAGCTGCATGACCCTGGGCAAGTTCtttaacctccctgtgcctcagtttccccaactgtaAATAAGATAACTCTCTAGTAGCCCCCTTCTAGGGGAGTCGTGATAAGCAAACAAGTAAATGTGCATAAAGCACCCACAGTGGTGTGTGACTGGCCCACAGTGAGCTCTCAAGAGAAAGGTTTGCGACTAAATATTACTTAATAGCTGCTTTCTCAACGGAGCGGGATCGCTCTCAAGGGGGCAAAAACTGGTTCTTGGTGCGGGGAGGGGAATGTTGAAAAATGTTGGCTATCCCAATGATCTGTGGCCCTTCAAAAATCCATAGTGCTTAACAGTATATCTGTGAATTAAAATTTCACAGGAGGAGGGGGCAATgccaaaaagaatatatattaaaaaaaaagatacatttgaGGAATGATagcaggagaagaaaaaaaagattaagaaacacCAATTACATGTATTGTATTAAATCTTGAAACCCCCACATTACGTATACCGTGATGTTTGAGGCCACTTTCTCTGGGCGGTGGCGTTGTGggcaatttcctttttcttactgGGAAAATAAAGATTGGAAAACATAGAAATGTGCATTTAACATAAGAAAGCGAAATAAAGTTTTTGGGTGTGGGGGCTGATGGCAGGTTAGGTGCCCAGCGGTAGCTTAAAACGGCTCATCAGAGGCCGCCCTCCCTCTGGAGACGGGGGCTCCGACGGGTTCACTGGACGTGGACAGCCGGCGCGAAGGTGCAGCTGGCTGGAGGCGCACCTTGTGCCTGGCTCGCTGACCCTGGGCAGCGCCGGTGCTATATTTAGTTCGCTgttctttccctttcaaaacaAGGAAAGAAGCTAATTTTGTGCTTAGAGCAGTTGGACCACGTGGCTTCCAACGTGTTCCTAAAACGGAGCAGCTTCG
Above is a genomic segment from Dasypus novemcinctus isolate mDasNov1 chromosome 9, mDasNov1.1.hap2, whole genome shotgun sequence containing:
- the TMEM51 gene encoding transmembrane protein 51; translated protein: MMAQSKANGSHYALTAIGLGMLVLGVIMAMWNLVPGFSAAEKPAAQGNKTEIGGGILKSKTFSVAYVLVGAGVMLLLLSICLSIRDRKRRRQSEEIAHIQHPAGAAPHAQEEDSQEEEEVSSRYYVPSYEEVMNTNYAEVRELEQTPRASVSLPSYESLTGLEEASPVPAGAEVETHPGNPPERQNSRLAKRLKPLKVRRIKSEKLHLKDFRISLPDKNVPPPSIEPLTPPPQYDDVPEKAPDTRPPD